In Nostoc sp. GT001, a genomic segment contains:
- the rfbC gene encoding dTDP-4-dehydrorhamnose 3,5-epimerase, whose protein sequence is MIFTETKIKEAFIVDLELHQDIRGFFARTFCVQEFQNRGLKPTIAQCNLSFNYKKGTLRGMHYQMPPSQETKLVRCIRGAIYDVIIDLRPNSPSYLSHIGIELTAENRLALYIPDRCAHGFQTLTDETEVAYQMGDLYAPEYANGYRYDDPAFGIEWPLPVTEISEKDRAWSLFESTKIVTPMT, encoded by the coding sequence ATGATCTTCACTGAAACTAAAATAAAAGAAGCATTTATTGTTGATTTAGAGTTGCATCAAGATATTCGCGGCTTTTTTGCTCGGACTTTTTGTGTTCAGGAATTTCAAAATCGTGGTTTAAAGCCTACTATTGCCCAATGCAATTTATCTTTTAACTATAAAAAAGGAACGTTGCGGGGTATGCATTATCAAATGCCTCCTTCTCAGGAAACAAAATTGGTGCGTTGTATCAGGGGGGCTATTTATGATGTAATTATCGATTTGCGTCCAAATTCTCCTAGCTATTTATCTCATATTGGTATAGAATTGACGGCTGAAAATCGCCTTGCTCTCTATATCCCAGATAGGTGCGCTCATGGGTTCCAAACGCTCACTGACGAAACCGAAGTGGCTTATCAAATGGGTGACTTATATGCACCAGAATATGCTAATGGGTATCGCTACGACGATCCAGCCTTTGGTATTGAATGGCCTCTACCTGTGACTGAAATTTCAGAAAAAGATCGGGCTTGGAGTTTATTTGAATCGACAAAAATTGTAACGCCTATGACTTAG
- a CDS encoding tetratricopeptide repeat protein — protein MSIGQIEHPTINTSSFEPQNRQDGISGLMRIRNEEEFLAPTIESWIDYVDELVIVFHQCTDKAPQIIKAFAQKYPQKIRAFHYLPYVDLFGTKEQVELDVNNIHSFVFYSNFSLSLTRYKICVDIDSGHVGITEHLKNIYHYLKQNHLQNTALFFSGVNLYQRPDDPNYYTNLKSPASGNGDLAYWTVSQQNIFDKHAKIPFCEAIQFEGLTSYYLGFIFWHTHWLKKNAPSRNDGRELDGELLEKLNDIEIINRDKQLVLLSQKFKQENKNFQNIPCQKFLLYFDFASLPDVIALESKLVAIHNNLGYTLEQQGKFDEAVTCYQKALELQPNCAEAEVNLGNALNAQGKLSKDQQAHYADLNHKLGISCTIAGDFKRAINYYRQAIALDPNLPETYYSLGNTLQEIGQWSEAIASYSQALKLNPLNWEIYIRLSQVYQAQNKRAEAISVYRQALTLFNPHYAKAVSAYFDVAITPEMLVTPPIPQGEVTVGDYQFPAIPPVTDPEKPRPFWTVVIPVYNRTDYLLECLASVLVQWTGAEQMEILVMDNASTTPLFDLVNSIGGGIIRYYRNQENIGVLPNQNAGISLSRGQWIHILHDDDSVVPGFYDRLQQSLQGCPDSVGAAFTNFEYFNEKGTVLEKWEVISCFGNQKGICGNFWQQIGVTCPLQMPAVVIRRLTHEKIGGYYPKLVCTPEWELYKRITASSDWWYEPESLARYRIHSDRQTGDDLSSGILAASIRQCIEISESYLPAEYCADITTQARSYNFNYCLTRAAIPLNSGNVMGALRMLQEILKLDRSPQAVAKLFVWLTQDEAAPLREEIIAKFLPLPVDNTQDNIPTELKSPLIAIAS, from the coding sequence ATGTCAATTGGTCAGATTGAGCATCCTACTATAAATACTTCATCTTTTGAGCCACAAAATCGGCAAGATGGTATTAGCGGTCTGATGCGAATTCGTAATGAAGAGGAATTTTTAGCACCAACGATCGAATCTTGGATTGATTATGTAGATGAATTAGTAATTGTGTTTCATCAGTGTACGGACAAAGCTCCCCAAATAATCAAGGCATTTGCACAAAAATATCCTCAAAAAATACGGGCTTTTCATTACTTACCCTACGTCGATTTATTTGGTACAAAAGAACAAGTTGAATTGGATGTAAATAACATTCATTCTTTCGTTTTTTATTCTAATTTTAGTCTCAGTCTGACGCGGTATAAAATTTGCGTTGATATTGACAGTGGTCACGTGGGTATTACTGAACATTTAAAAAATATTTATCATTATTTGAAGCAAAATCATCTGCAAAATACAGCCTTATTTTTTTCAGGAGTAAATTTATATCAACGTCCAGACGATCCAAACTACTACACGAATTTAAAATCTCCTGCTTCTGGCAATGGAGATTTAGCATATTGGACAGTTTCGCAGCAAAATATTTTCGATAAACATGCAAAAATTCCATTCTGTGAAGCAATTCAATTTGAAGGACTAACATCTTATTATTTAGGTTTTATTTTTTGGCATACACATTGGTTAAAAAAGAACGCACCTTCGAGGAATGACGGCAGAGAATTGGATGGTGAGCTTTTAGAAAAGCTGAACGATATTGAGATAATCAATAGAGATAAACAATTAGTTTTGTTATCTCAAAAATTTAAGCAAGAAAATAAAAACTTTCAAAATATTCCTTGCCAAAAGTTTTTATTGTATTTTGATTTCGCTTCTCTACCTGATGTTATAGCTCTAGAGTCCAAGCTAGTAGCAATACATAACAACTTGGGTTATACCTTAGAACAACAAGGTAAGTTTGATGAAGCAGTCACTTGTTATCAAAAAGCCTTAGAACTTCAGCCCAACTGCGCCGAAGCAGAAGTCAACTTAGGTAACGCCCTCAACGCGCAAGGTAAACTATCAAAAGATCAACAAGCGCACTACGCGGATTTAAATCACAAATTGGGAATTTCCTGCACAATCGCAGGGGATTTCAAGAGAGCAATTAATTACTATCGTCAAGCGATCGCTCTTGACCCAAACTTGCCAGAGACATATTATAGCTTAGGCAACACCCTGCAAGAAATAGGTCAATGGTCAGAAGCGATCGCCTCTTATAGCCAAGCCCTAAAACTCAATCCCTTAAACTGGGAAATCTACATCCGTTTGAGTCAGGTTTACCAAGCTCAAAACAAGAGAGCAGAGGCGATTTCTGTATATCGTCAGGCATTAACTTTATTCAATCCTCACTATGCCAAAGCGGTGTCTGCTTACTTTGATGTTGCCATCACTCCAGAAATGCTTGTTACTCCCCCCATTCCTCAAGGTGAGGTTACTGTTGGTGACTATCAGTTTCCAGCGATTCCACCTGTAACAGACCCAGAAAAACCTCGACCATTTTGGACTGTGGTGATTCCGGTATATAACCGCACCGATTATCTTCTTGAATGTCTGGCTAGCGTCTTGGTGCAATGGACTGGGGCAGAGCAGATGGAAATTCTGGTAATGGATAATGCCAGTACAACACCGTTATTCGATCTTGTAAACAGTATTGGGGGGGGGATAATCCGCTACTACCGCAATCAGGAAAATATCGGAGTATTGCCAAATCAAAATGCAGGCATTTCCCTCAGTCGCGGTCAGTGGATTCATATCCTACATGATGATGATAGTGTGGTTCCAGGTTTTTATGACCGACTCCAGCAAAGTCTCCAAGGGTGTCCAGATTCCGTAGGAGCCGCTTTCACAAATTTTGAATATTTCAATGAAAAAGGAACAGTACTTGAAAAATGGGAAGTGATTTCCTGCTTTGGAAATCAGAAAGGTATCTGTGGGAATTTTTGGCAGCAGATTGGTGTAACATGTCCATTACAGATGCCTGCGGTTGTTATTCGTCGCCTAACTCATGAAAAAATAGGAGGTTATTATCCGAAGTTAGTTTGCACTCCTGAATGGGAACTTTATAAACGCATTACTGCTTCTTCTGATTGGTGGTACGAACCGGAAAGTTTGGCTCGTTACCGTATACATTCCGACAGACAGACAGGTGATGACTTATCATCCGGTATTTTGGCGGCATCCATCCGCCAGTGTATAGAAATTTCAGAGAGTTATCTTCCTGCTGAATATTGCGCAGACATTACAACCCAAGCTCGTAGCTATAACTTCAATTATTGTTTGACAAGGGCAGCGATTCCTCTGAACAGTGGTAATGTTATGGGAGCTTTGCGTATGCTCCAAGAAATTCTCAAACTTGACAGATCCCCGCAAGCAGTAGCAAAGTTATTCGTTTGGTTGACTCAAGATGAAGCCGCTCCCCTAAGAGAAGAAATCATTGCTAAGTTCCTACCACTACCTGTAGATAATACCCAAGATAATATTCCTACTGAATTAAAATCCCCACTAATTGCGATCGCATCATAG
- a CDS encoding tetratricopeptide repeat protein, translated as MDTTNISESKVKSLIQIAVQKHQSGDKDEAESLDKTEIAEILELAVQQQRENSLLEAEQLYSQVLEKQPDNPEALYGLGMLAQQMGQPQIAEQWLNAASQVQPDSVKTWFSLGNLHLVQEQFAEAEKAYRQALVLLPNSLPIYNNLGYTLQQQGLFEEAIHYYQKALELKPDFIEAEANLGNTLHAQGKLSGNQQMYYAQLNNQLGVARKKAGDFKNAVTCHKQAIALQPNLLEAHYNLALALQEQGELEEAIASYEKLLELNPNDGEIYLNLGKIYQQLNQYQKAVFAYRQGLKLINPHYAKALAAGEDAEIPQQVPVTPSIPQGEVIVGEYSFPTIPTVANTGKRPFWSVVITVYNRIDYLLECLVSVLSQWQGEEQMEIIVMDDASTTPVFEVVNSIGQGIINYYRNPQNLGLPGNWNAGVALTRGHWIHLLHDDDYILPGFYSQLQESLEGCSDSIGAAFTGYENINEKGEVIFSQQVYGEQRGIAQNWLQIIGVSNSLNMPAVVIRREAHERLGVYHPELTYTSDWEVYKRIASVYDWWYEPEILARYRQHANNVTSELLLSGKQMISIRRAIEISKSYFPIEYSAQITAQSRSHYFLYCLESAIIPLQAGNLAGVWQGLEEALKIDRSPEAVAKLFRWLTQEEAAPLRDEIVSRFISLPLYSVS; from the coding sequence ATGGATACTACGAATATTTCAGAATCTAAAGTTAAATCTCTTATTCAAATTGCGGTGCAAAAGCATCAGTCAGGTGACAAGGATGAAGCTGAATCGCTAGATAAAACAGAAATAGCTGAAATCCTCGAACTAGCAGTTCAACAGCAACGAGAGAATAGTTTATTGGAGGCGGAACAGCTATATAGTCAAGTTCTGGAAAAACAACCTGATAATCCTGAAGCTTTATATGGTTTGGGAATGTTAGCACAGCAGATGGGGCAACCTCAAATTGCTGAACAGTGGTTAAATGCGGCTTCACAAGTTCAACCAGATTCTGTGAAAACTTGGTTCAGTTTAGGTAATTTGCATTTAGTTCAGGAGCAGTTTGCCGAAGCAGAGAAAGCTTATCGGCAAGCTTTAGTTTTATTACCTAACTCACTACCGATTTACAACAACTTGGGCTATACTCTGCAACAACAAGGATTATTTGAAGAAGCAATTCACTATTATCAAAAAGCTCTAGAGTTAAAGCCAGACTTTATAGAAGCAGAGGCTAATTTGGGCAATACGTTACATGCTCAAGGTAAGCTCTCCGGCAATCAACAAATGTACTATGCACAATTAAATAATCAATTGGGTGTTGCCCGGAAAAAAGCAGGAGATTTTAAAAATGCTGTTACTTGTCACAAGCAAGCGATCGCACTACAACCAAATTTGTTAGAAGCCCATTATAACTTGGCTTTGGCGCTGCAAGAACAAGGAGAATTAGAAGAGGCGATCGCATCTTATGAAAAACTTTTGGAACTTAATCCCAACGATGGAGAAATATACCTCAACTTAGGTAAAATTTACCAGCAACTAAACCAATACCAGAAAGCAGTTTTTGCCTATCGACAAGGGTTAAAGCTAATTAATCCCCACTATGCCAAAGCATTAGCAGCTGGTGAGGATGCTGAAATTCCTCAACAAGTACCAGTCACGCCCTCAATTCCCCAAGGGGAGGTAATTGTAGGGGAATACAGCTTTCCGACTATTCCGACAGTAGCAAATACAGGTAAGCGTCCTTTCTGGAGTGTGGTGATAACTGTATATAACCGCATAGATTATCTACTCGAATGCCTTGTCAGTGTATTGTCCCAATGGCAAGGAGAAGAGCAGATGGAAATCATCGTCATGGACGATGCTAGTACAACGCCAGTATTTGAAGTGGTGAATAGTATTGGACAAGGAATAATCAACTACTATCGCAACCCGCAAAATCTCGGTCTGCCAGGAAATTGGAATGCCGGAGTTGCTCTCACTCGCGGTCATTGGATTCATTTACTGCACGACGATGATTATATTCTCCCAGGTTTTTATTCCCAGCTACAAGAAAGTCTAGAAGGGTGTTCAGATTCTATAGGAGCCGCTTTTACAGGTTATGAAAATATTAACGAGAAAGGGGAAGTAATTTTCAGCCAACAAGTCTATGGAGAGCAGCGAGGAATTGCCCAAAATTGGCTGCAAATTATTGGAGTTAGTAACTCATTGAATATGCCTGCGGTAGTGATTCGTCGAGAAGCGCACGAACGATTGGGCGTATATCATCCTGAACTGACCTATACAAGCGATTGGGAAGTTTATAAACGCATTGCCTCTGTTTACGATTGGTGGTATGAACCAGAAATTTTAGCTCGTTACCGCCAACACGCTAACAATGTCACCAGCGAACTATTACTCTCTGGGAAACAGATGATATCTATCCGCCGTGCAATTGAAATTTCCAAGAGTTATTTTCCTATTGAATACTCGGCACAAATTACTGCCCAATCCCGGAGTCATTATTTTCTTTATTGTCTAGAATCAGCCATAATTCCCCTACAGGCTGGTAATCTAGCTGGAGTTTGGCAAGGGTTAGAAGAGGCTTTAAAAATAGATCGTAGCCCTGAAGCAGTGGCAAAGTTATTCCGGTGGTTAACACAAGAAGAAGCAGCTCCTCTGCGTGATGAAATTGTCTCAAGATTTATCTCACTTCCTTTATATAGTGTTTCCTAA
- a CDS encoding sugar phosphate nucleotidyltransferase has protein sequence MKVVLFCGGLGARMREYSESIPKPMVNIGYRPILWHVMKYYAHYGHKDFILCLGYKSDLIKSYFLNYNEWLSNNFTLSNGSQIQLFNRDIQDWNITFVDTGLTANIGQRFKAVEKYLEGEEVFLANYSDGLTDLHLPTYINNFYQRDKIGSFLCVRPSQTFHLVDMKEDGLVKNIQDVKQCDIWINGGYFIFKKEIFNYINYGEELVMEPFQRLIAKEELFAYKYTGFFGVMDTFKEKQQLDDMYAQGNRPWEVWGDEQVQIDHL, from the coding sequence ATGAAAGTAGTTTTATTTTGCGGTGGTTTAGGAGCCAGAATGAGAGAATACTCAGAAAGTATTCCTAAGCCAATGGTAAATATTGGTTATAGGCCAATATTATGGCATGTAATGAAATACTATGCTCACTATGGACACAAAGATTTTATCTTATGTCTTGGTTACAAGTCTGACCTCATTAAAAGCTATTTTTTGAATTACAATGAATGGCTTTCTAATAACTTTACTCTTTCTAACGGTAGCCAAATTCAGTTGTTTAATCGAGATATTCAAGATTGGAATATTACATTTGTAGATACAGGGTTAACTGCCAACATTGGTCAAAGATTCAAAGCAGTAGAAAAGTATCTAGAAGGAGAAGAAGTATTTTTAGCTAATTATAGTGATGGTTTGACAGATTTACATTTACCAACGTATATCAATAATTTTTATCAACGTGATAAAATCGGTAGTTTTTTATGTGTCAGACCAAGCCAAACTTTTCACTTAGTTGATATGAAAGAGGATGGTTTGGTAAAAAATATCCAAGATGTAAAACAATGTGATATTTGGATTAATGGAGGATATTTTATCTTTAAAAAAGAGATTTTCAACTATATAAATTATGGCGAAGAACTGGTCATGGAGCCTTTTCAAAGATTGATTGCCAAAGAAGAACTTTTTGCATATAAATACACTGGCTTTTTCGGAGTAATGGATACCTTTAAAGAGAAACAACAGTTGGATGATATGTATGCTCAAGGCAACAGACCTTGGGAAGTTTGGGGAGATGAACAAGTACAAATCGACCATTTATGA
- a CDS encoding class I SAM-dependent methyltransferase, with translation MNLLKSTNNKLITGNCLFCGTGLHHTFVDLGMSPPCESYRSLKQLNEVEPFYPLHVYVCEECFLVQLQEYISPENIFSDYAYFSSYSDSWLQHAKKYVDLVVERFQLNQESQVIEIASNDGYLLQYFVAKSIPALGIEPAANVAEVAIQKGIPTVVKFFGQETAQEQVAKGKQADLLLGNNVLAHTPYLNDFVKGMKIILKPHGVITMEFPHLMRLIEENQFDTIYHEHFSYFSFLTVDKIFAAHGLTIFDVEELTTHGGSLRIYARHNEDSSKPVTQQVSELKNREEVAGFTQLEYYFSFREQVKETKRNLLDFLIKVKREGKSIVGYGAPGKGNTLLNYCGIRTDFLDYTVDRNPYKQGQFLPGTHIPIFHPDKIAETKPDYILILPWNLKNEIMTQMAYIRDWGGQFVVPIPEVNVYS, from the coding sequence ATGAATTTGCTAAAGTCAACAAATAATAAGCTAATAACTGGTAATTGTCTATTCTGTGGAACAGGCTTACACCATACCTTTGTAGATTTAGGTATGTCTCCTCCCTGCGAAAGTTATCGCAGTCTCAAACAGCTCAATGAAGTAGAGCCATTTTATCCTCTGCATGTCTATGTTTGTGAGGAGTGTTTTTTAGTTCAACTCCAAGAATACATTAGTCCAGAAAATATTTTTAGCGACTACGCTTACTTCTCTTCCTACTCTGATAGCTGGTTACAACACGCCAAAAAATATGTTGATTTGGTAGTAGAACGTTTCCAATTAAACCAGGAAAGTCAGGTCATAGAAATTGCTAGTAATGATGGCTACTTACTGCAATACTTTGTTGCCAAAAGCATCCCGGCGCTGGGAATAGAGCCAGCAGCAAATGTTGCTGAGGTAGCAATTCAAAAAGGTATTCCTACAGTTGTCAAATTTTTTGGACAGGAGACAGCACAAGAACAGGTTGCTAAGGGCAAACAGGCAGATTTATTACTCGGAAATAATGTCCTTGCTCACACACCATATCTCAATGATTTTGTCAAGGGGATGAAAATTATCCTCAAACCGCATGGTGTAATAACTATGGAATTTCCCCACTTGATGCGGTTAATCGAGGAAAATCAGTTTGATACTATTTACCATGAGCATTTCTCTTATTTTTCCTTTCTTACCGTAGACAAGATTTTTGCTGCTCACGGTTTGACAATTTTTGATGTAGAAGAATTAACTACTCATGGTGGTTCTTTGAGAATTTATGCCCGCCATAATGAAGACTCGTCTAAACCCGTTACTCAGCAAGTGTCAGAACTTAAAAATAGAGAAGAAGTGGCTGGTTTTACGCAATTAGAATACTATTTTTCCTTTAGAGAACAAGTTAAAGAAACTAAACGCAACTTATTAGATTTTTTGATCAAAGTTAAGCGAGAAGGAAAATCGATTGTTGGTTACGGTGCTCCAGGTAAGGGAAATACTCTCTTAAACTATTGCGGTATCCGCACAGATTTTCTTGACTATACAGTAGACCGTAACCCTTATAAACAGGGTCAATTTTTACCAGGAACTCATATTCCGATTTTTCATCCAGATAAAATTGCCGAAACAAAGCCTGACTATATACTAATATTACCCTGGAATCTGAAAAATGAAATTATGACCCAAATGGCTTACATTCGGGACTGGGGAGGACAATTTGTTGTACCAATTCCTGAAGTTAATGTCTACTCTTAA
- a CDS encoding SDR family oxidoreductase has product MKILVTGTEGYIGSLLAPLLIQEGHEVIGLDTGFYKVGWLYNGTKVTAKTLNKDIRHITTEDLQGVEAVVHMAELSNDPLGQLAPDITYDINHKGSVHLAKLAKAAGIQRFIYTSSCSVYGFATEDYVSEESTINPQTAYAKCKALVEQDVKLLADDGFSPTFLRNATAYGASPRMRFDIVLNNLAGWAWTIKEIKMNSDGTPWRPLVHLLDICKAIACTLEAPRDVIHNQIFNVGDTNSNYQVKQIAQIVADVFTDCQLSFGKHDPDNRSYRVLFNKINQNLPGFKCEWNAQRGAQQLYNVFQQIDMDRATFESRGFTRLKQLEYLIRTQQIDRDFFWQTV; this is encoded by the coding sequence ATGAAAATACTTGTAACTGGAACTGAAGGTTATATCGGCTCGTTATTAGCTCCTCTGTTGATTCAAGAAGGTCACGAAGTTATTGGTTTAGATACTGGCTTTTATAAAGTCGGTTGGCTATATAACGGCACCAAGGTAACTGCCAAAACCCTCAACAAAGACATCCGCCACATTACAACAGAAGACCTGCAAGGTGTGGAAGCAGTAGTTCACATGGCAGAACTCTCTAACGACCCTTTAGGTCAGTTAGCCCCTGATATCACCTACGATATCAACCACAAAGGCTCAGTACATTTAGCGAAACTGGCGAAAGCAGCTGGAATCCAACGCTTTATCTACACTTCATCATGCAGTGTCTATGGTTTTGCCACTGAAGACTACGTTAGCGAAGAGTCTACCATCAATCCCCAAACAGCTTATGCCAAATGCAAAGCACTTGTCGAACAGGATGTGAAACTCCTTGCTGATGATGGCTTTTCTCCCACCTTTCTCCGAAATGCCACAGCCTATGGCGCCTCTCCAAGAATGCGCTTTGATATTGTCTTAAACAATCTAGCAGGTTGGGCATGGACAATTAAAGAAATCAAGATGAACAGCGACGGTACACCTTGGCGTCCCCTAGTACATTTATTGGATATCTGCAAAGCAATTGCCTGTACCTTAGAAGCTCCGCGTGATGTAATTCACAACCAAATTTTCAATGTCGGTGATACAAATAGCAACTATCAAGTCAAACAAATTGCTCAAATAGTTGCAGATGTCTTTACAGATTGTCAATTGAGCTTTGGTAAACACGATCCTGATAACCGCAGCTATCGGGTTTTATTTAATAAAATTAACCAAAATTTACCAGGATTCAAATGTGAATGGAATGCCCAACGAGGTGCCCAACAACTATATAATGTCTTTCAGCAAATTGATATGGATAGAGCAACATTTGAGTCTAGAGGCTTTACCCGCCTGAAACAATTGGAATACCTCATTCGCACTCAGCAAATCGATCGAGATTTCTTCTGGCAGACTGTTTAA
- a CDS encoding PIG-L deacetylase family protein, which translates to MIQLSLNKIEESEYKILCLGSHCDDIEIGCGGTILKLIETYQDVVIYWVVFSSNEQRAEEATTSANLFLEEIPVKKIIIKNFRDGFLPFQGIEVKECFEQLKQEFSPDIIFTHHRDDRHQDHRLISELTWNTFRNHLILEYEIPKYDGDLGIPNFFVHLNETLCRRKIQYILDAFPTQNNKQWFTEETFRSMLRIRGIESNSPGKYAEAFYCRKMFF; encoded by the coding sequence ATGATCCAACTTAGTTTGAATAAGATAGAAGAATCTGAGTACAAAATTCTTTGTCTAGGTTCTCATTGCGATGATATCGAGATTGGTTGTGGAGGTACAATCTTAAAGCTGATAGAGACTTACCAAGATGTTGTTATCTATTGGGTTGTCTTTAGTTCCAATGAGCAAAGAGCAGAGGAAGCAACCACTAGTGCTAATCTCTTCTTAGAAGAAATCCCAGTCAAGAAAATTATCATTAAAAATTTTCGAGATGGCTTTTTGCCTTTTCAAGGGATAGAGGTGAAGGAATGTTTTGAACAGTTGAAGCAAGAATTTTCACCCGATATAATCTTTACTCATCACCGAGACGATCGCCACCAAGATCACCGCTTAATTTCTGAGTTGACTTGGAATACCTTTAGAAATCATTTAATTTTAGAATATGAAATACCCAAATATGATGGTGATTTGGGTATTCCTAATTTCTTTGTCCATTTAAATGAAACACTCTGCCGCCGAAAAATTCAATATATTTTGGATGCGTTCCCTACCCAGAATAATAAGCAGTGGTTTACAGAAGAGACTTTTCGTTCCATGCTCAGAATTCGTGGGATTGAATCAAACTCGCCGGGTAAATATGCTGAGGCCTTTTACTGTCGAAAAATGTTTTTCTAA